In Candidatus Neomarinimicrobiota bacterium, the genomic stretch GCTCCTGATCTCTTAGCGCTCGCATGAACAAGCTGAACTCATCATCCGCCTGGTTGTGGGTAGTGTTGAAGGCGGCCGTTAAGGCCATGGCAGCAGGGTCATCGTAGTACATGTCATCATAGAAGCCGAATATTTCAGAGGCGGCATCCTCCATATCCAGGGCTTGCCGGGCGCCATTCAGGTCTGCCAACAGGAAATGCTTACCGATACCGCCCACACCCAGCGACACCGTACCGGCCACCCGGAAATTGTAGGTGGTGAAACCACCGTGCATGGTGGCCCCGATAAACGTGGCGGTTTCACCAGGCTCCACCTCCAGGCTGCGGGCAAACTGCTCCCCTAATAATACTTCATCCTGCTCCCGAGGCAGATGCCCCCGGACTAGCTTGTTATCAAGCTCCCATAGTTCCGGCTGCCGGGTGCCCTCCGATAGCAGATCGACGGCAATCCCCATCATGGTCCCTTGGGAACGGGTCTCCCCATATGCATCAGGGATATCCAGCAATCCGGCAAAGGTGATGCGGGGCGACCAGAACATTTCCGGGTGCTCGGCCGAAAGCACGGTGAGTAGAGAGTCCACTGCCAGGATCGCCAGGTCATTCGGCAAGAGGTCGGTTTCCTCGGCATAGGCCTGGGTGGTCACTTTTACATGACCAGTGAGTAAGATCGCACTCTGGCGGAGCATGTCATCGAAGACGCCGGCCATGAAGCCGCGAAAGAACACCGCCAGAGTCACGCATATGATGATCACGAGAAAGCTGAACAGG encodes the following:
- a CDS encoding ABC transporter permease; amino-acid sequence: MVRFLIKGVLRDRSRSLFSFLVIIICVTLAVFFRGFMAGVFDDMLRQSAILLTGHVKVTTQAYAEETDLLPNDLAILAVDSLLTVLSAEHPEMFWSPRITFAGLLDIPDAYGETRSQGTMMGIAVDLLSEGTRQPELWELDNKLVRGHLPREQDEVLLGEQFARSLEVEPGETATFIGATMHGGFTTYNFRVAGTVSLGVGGIGKHFLLADLNGARQALDMEDAASEIFGFYDDMYYDDPAAMALTAAFNTTHNQADDEFSLFMRALRDQEQMGQMLEYSNAVIWIMILMFMSVVILVLWNLGLMNGLRRYGEFGMRLAMGETKGHVFRTTISESVIIGLGASVVGTAIGLLLTYWMQEVGIDYSSIMEGFDFPITYVMRAKITPDCWYLGFIPGVLATMLGTMLAGRGIFKRQMSQLFKELELEA